Below is a window of Shewanella khirikhana DNA.
ACCTGCCGGCGCCAAGCCGCCAGATAGCACCAGAAGCGCTGCTCAGCAGCATCGACGAAAAGCTTGCCAACCTCAGCCGGCCACTGCACATCAACTGCATGTACCGCGAGCCCCTGTATCCCAGCGAAGCGTCTGAACTAAGCGGTTTCGACGGCTATCTTGGCCGCCTCAGCCACTGGCAGGCCACCCAAACGCCCTACCTCGACATAGCGCCATCGCGCCCCTTCAGCCCACCGCCGAGGGACGCCATGATGCGCTTCGTCCACGGCAAGGGCGTGATAGTGGCAGGCACACTCACCGAAGACGAGGCGCCACTGGAACTCATCACGCTCGCGCAAAAGCTTGGCTGGCCGCTGCTGACCGATGCCCAGTGCCAACTGCGGCAACATCCGGGGGCCATTGGCCATATCGACCAACTGCTGCTGAGCCCCAGAGCCAAAGGCTTGCTGGAACAGGCCGATCGGGTGCTGGTGTTCGGCGCTCGTCTGCTGTCAAAACGGCTTATCGCCTTTTTGGCCGAAAAAGACTGGCACAGCCACTGGCAGGTATTGCCCGCACAGGAGCGGCTCGATCCCAGCCACAGCTGCAAGCAATTGTGGCTTGGCCGTGCGGGTGAGATGGCGGCGCTGGACTGGCCACGCTCCAGCGAGGCCAATTGGGCCAATGAGCTGACGGCGCTGAATCAGGCCGTGGAGCAGGACTTTATCCACCATATCGATGGCAGCGAGTTTGGCGAGGCCCAGGTAGTACGCGCCATTGCCGCGAGCCACACCGCCGAGCAGCAGCTCTTTATCGGCAACAGCCTGCCGGTGCGCCTGTACGACATGTTCGCCCCCATCGGCTGCTGCGCCGCCAGCACCTTTACCAATCGAGGCGCCTCCGGCATCGATGGCTTGCTGGCCACGGCCTGCGGGGTGGCCCGTCATCAGGGCAGACCCACAACCCTGATTATCGGCGACCTCTCGGCGCTGCATGATCTCAATTCGCTGGCGCTGGCCAGAAGCTGCCAGTCGCCGCTGGTCATAGTGGTGCTGAACAACGATGGCGGTAATATTTTCAATCTGCTGCCGGTGCCTTCCGAGAATCTGAGAAGCGATTTTTACCGTCTGAGCCACGGACTCGAATTTGGCTATGGCGCGGCCATGTTCGGCCTGCCCTACGACAGAGCCGAAGACATGGACAGCTTTATGGAAGCCTATCAGAGCGCACTGGAACATCCCGGCGCCAGCCTGATTGAAGTGACAGTCGCCCACGACCAGGCCAGCAATCAAATCAAAAGGATGGCAGAGTGGATGCGAAGCCGCTGATGCCAACACTGGTGCTGCTGCACGGTTTTCTGGGCAGCGGCCGCGATTGGGATGAACTCAGGCAAACGCTCGGCAGTCGCCTGCGGGTGTTGACCCCGGATCTGCCCGGCCACGGCCTGAATCCTTTGTCCTGCTGCGAGTTCGATTTCGACAGAGTCTGCGACGCGCTGGAGCACTATTTGGCCGAGCATGAAGTGAGTCAGTTTCACTTGCTGGGCTATTCCCTTGGCGGCAGATTGGCGCTGCATCTGGCCAAACGCTTACAGGCCAAGCAGGGGCAGGACGGGCATCAATCGGTGCGGCTGTTATCGCTCACACTGGAGTCCTGCCACCCGGGACTCGCTGATGAATCTGCCCGCAACGAGCGGCTTGGCTCTGATGGACTTTGGGCCGAGCGGCTGGCCAACGAGCCACTCGGCCAATTTCTGGATGACTGGTATCGACAGGGAGTGTTTGCCCATCTGGACGATGTCAGCCGCGCCCGGCTTATCGAAAAGCGGCTGCAAGACCATCCGGATACCCTGCGCAATCAATTGGTTGCCCTTTACCGAGCCACCTCCCTTGGCAGGCAACAAGACCTGTGGCAATTGCCCGCCATGCTCAGTTGCCCGGTCAACTTTATTTATGGCGAGCACGACGTCAAGTTTGCCGCCATTGCCCGGAACTGGCAGCAGCTGGCGCCTGTCCACAGCCACTGTATTCGCGGCGCAGGCCACAATTGCCATGCCGAGCAGCCTGAGGTACTGGCAGCCTTGCTGCTTAGCCTTATCGATGGAACCCAATCATGACTTCTTCTATGGAATTCGCCCTCTACCCCTACCGTATCGCCCTCTCCCGCCCCTTACCGGTGGGCAAGCAGCGCATCGACCACAGACAGGGCCTGGTGCTCGAAGCGCGTTTGGATGGTATATCCGCTTTTGCCGAGATAGCCCCGCTGTCGGGGATCGATATCGATGGCGAAACGCTGCAGGGCTTCAGCAGGGAGTCTTTGGATGATTGTATTGCCGCGCTTAAGACCAGCCTGAAACAGCTTACCACCCTGGATGAGCTGGAGCTGGCCGCCGATGACGCCAGCCTGCCCGCTATCGGCTGGGGCCTTGGTGTGGCTGTGGCCAAACTCAGGGGCCATTTCGGCCACAGCATTGATGATACCGCCCGCACCCCATGCGTCCCGGCGGTGCCCTTGCTGTATCTAAACCCGGGCGAAAGTCTCGATGCTCTGACATTAAGAGTCAAAGCACTGCCGGATGCGACCCGCTTTGCCAAGGTCAAGGTGGCGCAAACCTCCATGGAGGAGGAACTTCGGCTTATCCATACCATTTTGGCGGCCAGGCCCACACTTAAGCTGCGCCTCGATGCCAATCAGGGCTTTGAGCTCGACACCGCCATCGACTTTTGCGCCTGCCTGCCGCTGCAGAGCATCGACTATATCGAAGAGCCCTGCCGCAACCCGCAGGACAACCCGGCCCTGAACCGTGCCACCGGCATCGGCTTCGCGCTGGACGAATCCATTGCCTCAGGGACAGACGCGCAGCATTTACCCCAAGACCCACAGGCTCAGGGCCTTAAAGCATTGGTGCTCAAACCCATGCTGCTGGGCTCACCCGCCAGAGTGCAACGACTTA
It encodes the following:
- the menD gene encoding 2-succinyl-5-enolpyruvyl-6-hydroxy-3-cyclohexene-1-carboxylic-acid synthase; the protein is MDHTHPGTAELNLLWGSLILEELSRYGVQHLCMAPGSRSTPLTLAAAAQNKLSRHLHFDERGLGFLALGLAKASGTPVAIITTSGTAVANLYPAIVEAWLTRVPLIVLSGDRPWELIGCGANQAIPQPGIFGQYAEPLNLPAPSRQIAPEALLSSIDEKLANLSRPLHINCMYREPLYPSEASELSGFDGYLGRLSHWQATQTPYLDIAPSRPFSPPPRDAMMRFVHGKGVIVAGTLTEDEAPLELITLAQKLGWPLLTDAQCQLRQHPGAIGHIDQLLLSPRAKGLLEQADRVLVFGARLLSKRLIAFLAEKDWHSHWQVLPAQERLDPSHSCKQLWLGRAGEMAALDWPRSSEANWANELTALNQAVEQDFIHHIDGSEFGEAQVVRAIAASHTAEQQLFIGNSLPVRLYDMFAPIGCCAASTFTNRGASGIDGLLATACGVARHQGRPTTLIIGDLSALHDLNSLALARSCQSPLVIVVLNNDGGNIFNLLPVPSENLRSDFYRLSHGLEFGYGAAMFGLPYDRAEDMDSFMEAYQSALEHPGASLIEVTVAHDQASNQIKRMAEWMRSR
- the menH gene encoding 2-succinyl-6-hydroxy-2,4-cyclohexadiene-1-carboxylate synthase; translation: MDAKPLMPTLVLLHGFLGSGRDWDELRQTLGSRLRVLTPDLPGHGLNPLSCCEFDFDRVCDALEHYLAEHEVSQFHLLGYSLGGRLALHLAKRLQAKQGQDGHQSVRLLSLTLESCHPGLADESARNERLGSDGLWAERLANEPLGQFLDDWYRQGVFAHLDDVSRARLIEKRLQDHPDTLRNQLVALYRATSLGRQQDLWQLPAMLSCPVNFIYGEHDVKFAAIARNWQQLAPVHSHCIRGAGHNCHAEQPEVLAALLLSLIDGTQS
- the menC gene encoding o-succinylbenzoate synthase; its protein translation is MTSSMEFALYPYRIALSRPLPVGKQRIDHRQGLVLEARLDGISAFAEIAPLSGIDIDGETLQGFSRESLDDCIAALKTSLKQLTTLDELELAADDASLPAIGWGLGVAVAKLRGHFGHSIDDTARTPCVPAVPLLYLNPGESLDALTLRVKALPDATRFAKVKVAQTSMEEELRLIHTILAARPTLKLRLDANQGFELDTAIDFCACLPLQSIDYIEEPCRNPQDNPALNRATGIGFALDESIASGTDAQHLPQDPQAQGLKALVLKPMLLGSPARVQRLIDQAHTLGVRCVISSSLESSLGIDALRQFAAITTPDEAPGLDTLAAFDADCVLPSGKSRLLTPSAPGSIQGSEIGASLL